A portion of the Acidimicrobiales bacterium genome contains these proteins:
- a CDS encoding alkaline phosphatase family protein, with protein sequence MGGNNVGQELSTAGISWGWFQGGFDNGYVPGEGTTPPATAQVCAESHNNVGGATVADYSPHHEPFQYYASTANPMHLPPTSVAAIGHDDQTNHQYDLADFWAAADAGNMPQVSYLKAAEYQDGHAGYSDPLDEQAWLVSTINHLESLPSWSSTAVVITWDDSDGWYDHVMPRS encoded by the coding sequence ATGGGCGGGAACAACGTCGGCCAGGAGCTCTCGACGGCGGGCATCTCTTGGGGCTGGTTCCAGGGCGGCTTCGACAACGGCTACGTGCCCGGGGAGGGGACGACCCCGCCCGCGACCGCGCAAGTCTGCGCCGAGTCGCACAACAACGTCGGGGGCGCGACCGTCGCCGACTACAGCCCGCACCACGAGCCCTTCCAGTACTACGCCTCGACGGCCAACCCGATGCACCTTCCGCCCACCTCGGTGGCGGCGATCGGCCACGACGACCAGACGAACCACCAGTACGACCTCGCGGACTTCTGGGCGGCCGCCGACGCGGGCAACATGCCGCAGGTCTCGTACCTGAAGGCCGCCGAGTACCAGGACGGCCACGCCGGGTACTCGGACCCGCTCGACGAGCAGGCCTGGCTGGTGTCGACGATCAACCACCTCGAGTCCCTCCCGAGCTGGAGCTCGACGGCCGTCGTGATCACCTGGGACGACTCCGACGGCTGGTACGACCACGTGATGCCCCGGTCGTGA
- a CDS encoding alkaline phosphatase family protein: MSGSQTPLDVLTNPGSCGSSSIVPQSSANTPEQGKCGVGVRIPFLVVSPYSRHNAVSNTLVDQSSVVRFIEYNWSLAAMGNGAADQSAGSLATLFRFGEDRNPPLFLDPTTGQVTGEGGHGHS; the protein is encoded by the coding sequence GTGAGCGGCTCGCAGACCCCGCTCGACGTGCTCACCAACCCCGGCAGCTGCGGCTCGTCGAGCATCGTCCCGCAGAGCTCGGCGAACACCCCCGAGCAGGGCAAGTGCGGGGTAGGGGTGCGCATCCCGTTCCTCGTCGTCTCCCCCTATTCGCGGCACAACGCCGTCTCGAACACCCTCGTCGACCAGAGCTCGGTGGTCCGCTTCATCGAGTACAACTGGTCCCTCGCAGCGATGGGCAACGGCGCCGCTGACCAGAGCGCCGGCTCGCTCGCCACGCTCTTCCGCTTCGGCGAGGACCGCAACCCGCCGCTCTTCCTCGACCCGACGACCGGGCAGGTCACCGGCGAGGGAGGTCACGGGCACTCCTAG
- a CDS encoding alkaline phosphatase family protein, whose product MTVRHAPRRSAARAAGLALALVLLGTAAAAVTAATARAATATPSPCGRPVPAPRYRHVVWIVMENHGYSSVVGSAAAPYLASLGSECGLATYYRAVAHPSLPNYLALTSGTTDGIVDDGEPSAHHVATTNLFSQLKGDWRALEESMPGACDKVTSGSYAARHDPAAYYTDLASTCSRDDLPLRAPPPLSAAFTFVTPNICDDMHDCPVATGDAWLARFVPGLLASSEYRSGEMVLFITWDESDTGPANEVATFVVAPSVPRGTRAATPFTHYSLLRTTEQLLGLPLLGAARTATSMLRAFGL is encoded by the coding sequence GTGACCGTCCGCCACGCACCCCGACGGTCGGCCGCCCGAGCAGCGGGCCTCGCGCTCGCCCTTGTCCTCCTCGGCACGGCCGCGGCCGCGGTCACGGCCGCGACGGCGCGCGCCGCGACGGCGACCCCGTCGCCCTGCGGCCGACCCGTGCCGGCGCCCCGCTACCGCCACGTCGTGTGGATCGTGATGGAGAACCACGGCTACTCGTCGGTGGTCGGATCGGCGGCCGCGCCCTACCTCGCCAGCCTCGGGAGCGAGTGCGGCCTCGCGACGTACTACCGCGCCGTCGCGCACCCGAGCCTGCCGAACTACCTCGCGCTCACCTCGGGGACGACCGACGGGATCGTCGACGACGGAGAGCCGAGCGCCCACCACGTGGCGACGACGAACCTCTTCTCACAGCTGAAGGGCGACTGGCGCGCGCTCGAGGAGTCGATGCCGGGCGCCTGCGACAAGGTGACGAGCGGCTCCTACGCGGCGCGCCACGACCCCGCGGCCTACTACACCGATCTCGCGTCGACCTGCTCGCGCGACGACCTCCCGCTGCGAGCGCCACCCCCGCTCTCGGCCGCGTTCACCTTCGTCACCCCGAACATCTGCGACGACATGCACGACTGCCCGGTCGCGACCGGTGACGCCTGGCTCGCCCGCTTCGTGCCCGGCCTCCTCGCGAGCAGCGAGTACCGGTCGGGCGAGATGGTGCTGTTCATCACCTGGGACGAGAGCGACACCGGGCCGGCGAACGAGGTCGCGACCTTCGTCGTCGCGCCGTCGGTCCCGCGCGGGACCCGGGCTGCCACCCCCTTCACCCACTACTCGCTGCTGCGCACGACCGAGCAGCTGCTCGGCCTTCCGCTGCTCGGTGCGGCGAGAACGGCCACCTCGATGCTCCGCGCCTTCGGTCTCTGA
- a CDS encoding GAF and ANTAR domain-containing protein: protein MAEPEESDVVRSLATAAPGEESFDLTLQQVVDLACASVAGCSMAGITLLERSGPTTTVATSAVAASVDAFQYRVNAGPCLDAYRRQITNRIDSTDSEERWPEFCREAAANGVHAVLSYPLVVGGDGIGALNLYSATEHGFDDRAARSGAVFASHAAVTLANARAFWRTDELRRHLEDALQSRGVIDQAKGILIAQEGYSPERAFEVLKRASQRSNRKVHDLALEIVESAQHLATERPASDR from the coding sequence GTGGCCGAGCCGGAAGAATCCGACGTAGTGCGCTCCCTTGCGACCGCAGCACCCGGCGAGGAGTCCTTCGACCTCACGCTGCAGCAGGTGGTCGATCTCGCCTGTGCCAGCGTCGCCGGCTGCTCGATGGCCGGGATCACCCTCCTCGAGCGGAGCGGGCCGACGACGACGGTCGCGACGAGCGCCGTCGCGGCGAGTGTCGACGCCTTCCAGTACCGGGTGAACGCCGGGCCGTGCCTCGACGCCTACCGTCGGCAGATCACCAACCGGATCGACTCCACCGACTCCGAGGAGCGCTGGCCGGAGTTCTGCCGTGAAGCGGCGGCGAACGGGGTGCACGCGGTGCTGTCCTATCCGCTCGTCGTCGGGGGCGACGGGATCGGCGCGTTGAACCTCTACTCGGCTACCGAGCACGGCTTCGACGACCGGGCCGCGCGCTCGGGCGCGGTGTTCGCGAGCCACGCCGCCGTGACGCTCGCGAATGCCCGCGCCTTCTGGCGCACCGACGAGCTCCGCCGCCACCTCGAGGACGCCCTCCAGTCGCGCGGCGTGATCGACCAGGCCAAAGGGATCCTCATCGCTCAGGAGGGCTACAGCCCCGAAAGGGCCTTCGAGGTCCTGAAGCGCGCCTCCCAGCGCTCGAACCGCAAGGTCCACGACCTGGCGCTGGAGATCGTCGAGTCAGCGCAGCATCTCGCCACCGAGCGGCCCGCGAGCGATCGTTAG
- a CDS encoding GAF domain-containing protein, translating into MADAGAPEPLAEPFPLLGGVLFDEHSLEELLAHVLRVLAQTMPSVSAGSISLVRGGAVFTSNSTSADARQADDAQYRSGLGPCLAAIVTGEQLRVEIDTARERWPEYASAAIEAGFHTSLSTPLRVRDETLGALNLYGHAPDGFQGAEQRLAELFAEQASIALRNALAYMSVNETAANLKEALASREAIGIATGLLMG; encoded by the coding sequence GTGGCCGATGCGGGCGCGCCTGAACCACTGGCGGAGCCGTTCCCCCTGCTCGGCGGGGTGCTGTTCGACGAGCACTCGCTCGAAGAGCTCCTCGCGCACGTCCTGCGGGTCCTCGCGCAGACGATGCCCTCGGTGAGCGCCGGGAGCATCTCGCTGGTCCGTGGTGGCGCGGTCTTCACCAGCAACTCGACGAGCGCCGACGCGAGGCAGGCAGACGACGCGCAGTACCGCTCGGGTCTCGGCCCCTGCCTCGCGGCGATCGTCACCGGCGAGCAGCTGCGGGTCGAGATCGACACCGCGCGGGAACGGTGGCCCGAGTACGCGTCGGCGGCGATCGAGGCGGGCTTCCACACGAGCCTGTCGACGCCCTTGCGTGTCCGCGACGAGACCCTCGGCGCGCTCAACCTCTACGGGCACGCCCCCGACGGTTTCCAAGGCGCCGAGCAGCGCCTCGCTGAGCTCTTCGCCGAGCAGGCCTCGATCGCGTTGCGCAACGCCCTCGCGTACATGAGCGTCAACGAGACTGCCGCGAACCTGAAGGAGGCGCTCGCCAGCCGGGAGGCCATCGGGATCGCCACCGGCCTTTTGATGGGCTAG
- a CDS encoding FUSC family protein, with protein sequence MAGAGASLRDALRPDLSAIAPWAGLLRALPVVVMVAIGMGLGQPRLALTLGVGANFVATASLVGATRVRAGLLFVDAFGLGLATFVGSASASKETLHLLLLALWSFLAGLLVAGGLGPSTAGVQSVIAFVVFGRFVDSAGPALGLGGLVTLGASVEALVLVVLRLPPTLRAQRRAVAAAYRSLAALALDLGSDTPTPVGNALDGAEAALSVAGLFGRTDLRVLRALVAEGWRMRVELGALRGLRRRLAGTRPEEALDAPLRAASAALEEIADALAHRRLQTGAGASATDSGRLGPHTPVSPEPLFGQWSTHFGALGGQLRAARKLADDAHRQVVVGRKLDWPQHRRGASTARPQPRELLGRALHVGPAALRHAVRLAVAVPTGELVGRALGFPRSYWVAFAVAVVLKPDYSSLFRSGLGRMLGTVLGGTAAALIVGGLRPGAAAVVALVAFTGWAAYSVWSASFAAAMAFMTALVLILLSTTQADTLATALDRLVDTLTGGALALGVYLLWPTWSRLDAQRALASLIDAEAHYLGSVLGALELEEVNGKSLAVAARATRLAFSGAEAAVRRSLSEPRPQRIDARTGAGTLAITRRLIEVTHSLRIAAQEGLRVEQSHELADFAEAVGRSLESSGEALAERAPPPAGGDLRARYGRLRTELGAQGMSDVLALQFDEVVDATNSLEALVAAAPQPAHEAPAPRRWLEGRHEGGSRAARTE encoded by the coding sequence GTGGCCGGCGCCGGAGCGTCGCTGCGGGACGCGCTGCGGCCCGACCTCTCGGCGATCGCACCGTGGGCGGGACTGCTCCGTGCCCTCCCCGTCGTGGTGATGGTCGCGATCGGGATGGGGCTCGGTCAACCGCGGCTCGCGCTGACGCTCGGGGTCGGCGCGAACTTCGTCGCCACCGCCTCCCTCGTCGGCGCGACCCGCGTGCGGGCGGGCCTGCTGTTCGTCGACGCCTTCGGCCTCGGTCTCGCCACCTTCGTCGGCTCGGCGAGCGCCTCGAAGGAGACCCTCCATCTCCTCCTCCTCGCCCTGTGGTCCTTCCTCGCAGGGCTGCTCGTCGCCGGCGGGCTCGGCCCTTCGACGGCCGGGGTGCAGTCCGTGATCGCCTTCGTCGTGTTCGGGCGGTTCGTGGACTCGGCCGGGCCGGCACTCGGGCTCGGAGGGCTCGTCACCCTCGGCGCGAGCGTCGAGGCGCTCGTGCTCGTCGTGCTCCGGCTCCCCCCGACGCTGCGGGCGCAGCGGCGCGCGGTGGCGGCCGCCTACCGGTCGCTCGCCGCCCTCGCCCTCGACCTCGGCTCGGACACGCCGACACCGGTCGGCAACGCCCTCGACGGGGCGGAGGCGGCCCTGTCAGTGGCGGGGCTGTTCGGCCGGACCGACCTCCGGGTGCTGCGCGCCCTCGTCGCCGAAGGATGGAGGATGCGCGTCGAGCTCGGAGCGCTGCGCGGCCTCCGCCGCCGGCTGGCAGGCACCCGGCCGGAGGAGGCACTCGACGCCCCACTGCGCGCCGCCTCCGCGGCGCTCGAGGAGATCGCGGACGCGCTCGCTCACCGGCGTCTGCAAACAGGGGCCGGGGCGTCGGCCACGGACAGTGGGCGCCTCGGCCCACACACACCGGTCTCGCCCGAGCCCCTCTTCGGCCAGTGGTCCACCCACTTCGGGGCGCTCGGGGGGCAGCTGCGCGCGGCGCGCAAGCTCGCCGACGACGCCCATCGGCAGGTGGTGGTGGGCCGGAAGCTCGACTGGCCGCAGCACCGAAGGGGCGCCAGCACGGCCCGGCCGCAGCCCCGCGAGCTGCTCGGGCGTGCGCTCCACGTCGGCCCGGCGGCGCTCCGACACGCGGTCCGCCTCGCCGTCGCGGTCCCCACCGGTGAGCTCGTCGGAAGGGCCCTCGGCTTCCCCCGCAGCTACTGGGTCGCCTTCGCCGTCGCCGTCGTGCTGAAGCCGGACTACAGCAGCCTGTTCCGGAGTGGGCTCGGCCGCATGCTCGGCACGGTCCTCGGCGGGACGGCAGCAGCGCTCATCGTCGGCGGGCTCCGCCCCGGCGCCGCCGCCGTCGTGGCCCTCGTCGCGTTCACCGGCTGGGCGGCCTACTCCGTGTGGTCCGCGAGCTTCGCCGCAGCGATGGCGTTCATGACGGCGCTCGTGCTGATCCTCCTCTCGACGACCCAGGCCGACACGCTCGCGACGGCACTCGACCGCCTGGTCGACACCCTCACCGGCGGGGCCCTCGCGCTCGGCGTCTACCTCCTCTGGCCGACGTGGAGCCGCCTCGACGCGCAGCGGGCCCTCGCCAGCCTCATCGACGCCGAGGCGCACTACCTGGGGTCGGTCCTCGGCGCGCTGGAGCTCGAGGAGGTGAACGGGAAGTCGCTCGCCGTCGCGGCGCGAGCGACCCGCCTCGCCTTCTCCGGTGCCGAGGCGGCGGTCAGGCGATCGCTCAGCGAGCCGCGGCCGCAACGCATCGACGCCCGCACGGGCGCCGGGACGCTCGCCATCACCCGCCGTCTCATCGAGGTCACCCACTCGCTGCGCATCGCAGCGCAGGAGGGGCTGCGCGTCGAGCAGAGCCACGAGCTCGCGGATTTCGCCGAGGCCGTCGGCCGCTCGCTCGAGTCGAGCGGCGAAGCCCTCGCGGAGCGCGCGCCGCCTCCCGCCGGCGGGGATCTCCGCGCCCGTTACGGACGGCTACGGACCGAACTCGGAGCCCAGGGGATGTCTGATGTACTCGCACTGCAGTTCGACGAGGTCGTCGACGCCACGAACAGCCTCGAGGCGCTCGTCGCGGCGGCACCGCAGCCGGCCCACGAGGCCCCCGCGCCTCGGCGTTGGCTCGAGGGGCGGCACGAGGGGGGGTCGCGCGCGGCGCGCACCGAGTAG
- a CDS encoding glycosyltransferase produces MLSALLLGGLFSAPISTLALFLIRGQSSRGDGAMVRLGRFLTTTLATLVLAAVTALILFAIGVTRTNLEAAAVGLVIVSLAWMPVTRNWNALAHLCWAATTYLFLAYLVFMLWWTFVSHLGAGGTIGGMILLLLELFAALLGCAYLWELCDTLGRARWVRRIGERELDEVDSERRPFVCMQVPCYNEPPDMVIATLVSLQAMDYPNFETVVLDDNTDDEALWRPVEAWCDEHGVKFAHLSDWPGYKSGALNYALREMIDERAEVIGVVDSDYQIDPSFLARCAPLFADDHVGFIQAPQDYRDWEGAAFYRRLYYSYKYFFAVSQPSRNERDAAIFAGTMGLIRRSALEQAGGWDEWCITEDAELSLRLLRDGWTGLHVDPSFGRGIMPLTFEALKGQRFRWCFGGIQILRRHWRWMLPGRRTEENRLNAGQRWAYFSGAIQWYGDLLAIIFYAFLLVGAANIAFSGGLLFRKLTGFLLAAIPVLVLLGLLRAVALLRRGTGATWRDAIGAFLIWQSTSLTVARASVQALFAKEAAFLRTPKTAEEGHLRDAIRGNWVECLLGVLGVAAIAGALARSSGYGGMLIAALLLWPTLSFFGAPINSLSAQRAALPPELAERRRTEHRRAGARRVTYAVGSLGLAGLASAAAFAVLAPGPANIVPPQLVGPASGHPAHYGPARASAAKSPATQHHGAVTTTLPSGASGRSTTTTLAGNSGALGNSGATGLSSTTTTAPTSTTTAPTTTSALASTTTTTRATTTTIARATTTTTPTTTTTTTTTTTIP; encoded by the coding sequence ATGCTCTCTGCGCTGCTGCTCGGCGGACTCTTTTCCGCGCCGATCTCCACCCTCGCGCTCTTCCTCATCCGGGGGCAATCGAGCCGCGGCGACGGAGCGATGGTGCGGCTCGGCCGCTTCCTCACGACCACGCTCGCCACGTTGGTGCTCGCCGCTGTGACCGCGCTGATCCTCTTCGCGATCGGGGTGACCCGCACGAACCTCGAGGCGGCGGCGGTCGGGCTCGTCATCGTGAGCCTCGCGTGGATGCCGGTCACGAGGAACTGGAACGCCCTCGCGCATCTCTGCTGGGCCGCCACGACCTACCTCTTCCTCGCCTACCTCGTCTTCATGCTGTGGTGGACCTTCGTCAGCCATCTGGGTGCCGGCGGGACGATCGGCGGGATGATCCTCTTGCTCCTCGAGCTGTTCGCGGCGCTCCTCGGGTGTGCCTACCTCTGGGAGCTGTGCGACACCCTCGGCAGGGCGAGGTGGGTCCGTCGCATCGGGGAGCGGGAGCTTGACGAGGTCGACTCCGAGCGTCGCCCCTTCGTCTGCATGCAGGTCCCTTGCTACAACGAGCCGCCCGACATGGTCATCGCCACGCTCGTGTCGTTGCAGGCGATGGACTACCCGAACTTCGAGACGGTCGTCCTCGACGACAACACCGACGACGAGGCGCTGTGGCGCCCCGTCGAGGCCTGGTGCGACGAGCACGGGGTGAAATTCGCCCATCTCTCGGACTGGCCGGGGTACAAGTCGGGGGCGCTCAACTACGCACTGCGGGAGATGATCGACGAGCGCGCCGAGGTTATCGGCGTCGTCGACTCCGACTACCAGATCGACCCCTCCTTCCTCGCGCGTTGCGCGCCGCTGTTCGCCGACGACCATGTGGGCTTCATCCAGGCGCCGCAGGACTACCGGGACTGGGAGGGGGCCGCTTTCTACCGGCGCCTCTACTACTCCTACAAGTACTTCTTCGCCGTCTCCCAGCCCTCCCGCAACGAGCGCGACGCGGCGATTTTCGCGGGGACGATGGGACTCATCCGGCGGAGTGCCCTCGAGCAGGCGGGGGGCTGGGACGAGTGGTGCATCACCGAGGACGCGGAGCTCTCGCTGCGGTTGCTGCGCGACGGCTGGACCGGCCTGCACGTCGACCCCTCCTTCGGCAGGGGCATCATGCCGCTCACCTTCGAGGCGCTGAAGGGCCAGCGCTTCCGCTGGTGCTTCGGCGGTATCCAGATCCTGCGCCGCCACTGGCGGTGGATGCTTCCCGGCCGCCGTACTGAGGAGAACCGGCTGAACGCGGGCCAGCGGTGGGCCTACTTCTCCGGGGCCATCCAGTGGTACGGCGATCTGCTCGCCATCATCTTCTACGCCTTCCTACTCGTCGGGGCGGCGAACATCGCATTCAGCGGCGGCCTGCTGTTTCGTAAGCTCACCGGCTTTCTCCTCGCAGCGATCCCCGTCCTCGTCCTCCTCGGCCTCCTGCGGGCCGTCGCCCTGTTGCGGCGGGGGACGGGGGCGACCTGGCGGGACGCGATCGGTGCCTTCCTCATCTGGCAGTCGACGAGCCTCACCGTCGCCCGCGCCTCGGTGCAGGCGCTGTTCGCCAAGGAGGCCGCCTTCCTGCGCACCCCGAAGACGGCGGAGGAGGGTCACCTGCGCGACGCGATTCGCGGCAACTGGGTCGAGTGCCTCCTCGGGGTGCTCGGTGTGGCGGCGATCGCTGGCGCGCTGGCGCGGAGCTCGGGATACGGAGGCATGCTCATCGCCGCCCTCCTCCTGTGGCCCACACTGAGTTTCTTCGGCGCGCCGATCAATAGCCTCAGCGCGCAGCGTGCAGCCCTCCCGCCGGAGCTCGCAGAGCGCCGCCGCACCGAGCACCGCCGCGCCGGCGCCCGGCGGGTCACCTATGCGGTCGGCAGCCTCGGCCTCGCGGGGCTCGCCTCCGCCGCCGCCTTCGCAGTGCTCGCCCCCGGCCCCGCGAACATCGTTCCGCCACAGCTCGTCGGCCCGGCGAGCGGCCACCCCGCGCACTATGGCCCGGCGAGGGCGAGCGCCGCGAAGAGCCCGGCGACCCAGCACCACGGGGCGGTCACGACGACCCTCCCGAGCGGCGCATCCGGCAGGAGCACCACCACCACGCTCGCCGGCAACAGCGGGGCACTCGGCAACAGCGGCGCGACCGGGCTCTCGTCGACCACGACGACCGCGCCCACCTCGACGACGACCGCGCCGACGACGACTAGCGCGCTGGCTTCGACCACCACCACCACGAGGGCCACGACGACGACCATTGCGAGGGCGACGACGACCACGACCCCGACCACGACGACCACGACGACCACGACCACGACGATCCCGTGA
- a CDS encoding glycosyl hydrolase family 8, whose protein sequence is MRRAAALGLLAMSTVLAACGADAAPSSPTTSRPPAAVVPGRKGPSAATRFLSRYVTADGRVLRRDQGSDIVSEGQAYGMLIAEVAGAPAVARTIWTWTRQHLARADGLFAWHASGDGQIEDSQSATDGDVLIAYALLSYRGAGAGELHGAGRRVAAAVLAHESATLAGGAPLPVAGPWALTAQPLVVDPSYLAPGVFSALATATGDARWGAAAGASISLVGALTHGGRRLPPDWAALSGGALTATAAPGGGAGVQYGLDAQRIPIWFAASCDPTARALAAAWWKLLQKGDRAGALALSLTGATLNGASNPLPLLAAAAAASAAGDSAAAASAAGDSAAASALSARALAQSQRTPTYYGDAWVVLAGALASGGLAACR, encoded by the coding sequence ATGCGACGCGCCGCGGCCCTCGGCCTGCTCGCGATGAGCACCGTGCTCGCGGCGTGCGGTGCCGACGCCGCGCCTTCCTCGCCGACCACGAGCCGGCCACCCGCCGCGGTGGTGCCGGGGCGCAAGGGGCCGAGCGCGGCCACGCGCTTCCTCTCCCGCTACGTCACCGCCGACGGCCGCGTGCTGCGGCGCGACCAGGGCAGTGACATCGTGAGCGAGGGGCAGGCCTACGGGATGCTCATCGCCGAGGTGGCCGGCGCCCCAGCCGTCGCGCGCACAATCTGGACCTGGACCCGCCAGCACCTCGCCCGCGCCGACGGCCTCTTCGCCTGGCACGCGAGCGGCGACGGCCAGATCGAGGACAGCCAGTCAGCGACCGACGGCGACGTGCTCATCGCCTACGCGCTGCTCTCCTACCGCGGCGCTGGCGCGGGCGAGCTCCACGGGGCTGGGAGGCGCGTCGCCGCCGCGGTGCTCGCGCACGAGAGCGCGACGCTCGCCGGGGGCGCCCCCCTCCCCGTCGCCGGCCCGTGGGCACTCACCGCCCAGCCACTGGTGGTCGACCCTTCCTACCTCGCGCCCGGCGTCTTCTCCGCCCTCGCCACCGCGACGGGCGACGCCCGCTGGGGCGCGGCGGCGGGCGCCTCGATCTCCCTCGTCGGCGCCCTCACCCACGGCGGCCGGCGCCTCCCTCCGGACTGGGCCGCGCTCTCGGGCGGCGCGCTCACCGCGACCGCCGCCCCCGGCGGCGGCGCGGGCGTCCAGTACGGCCTCGACGCGCAGCGCATCCCGATCTGGTTCGCCGCCTCCTGCGACCCGACGGCCCGCGCCCTCGCCGCGGCGTGGTGGAAGCTTCTGCAGAAGGGGGACCGGGCCGGGGCGCTCGCGCTCTCGCTCACCGGGGCCACCCTGAACGGGGCCAGCAATCCACTCCCGCTCCTCGCCGCCGCCGCGGCTGCCTCGGCCGCCGGCGACAGCGCCGCGGCCGCCTCGGCCGCCGGCGACAGCGCCGCGGCCTCGGCGCTCTCGGCCCGCGCCCTCGCGCAGTCGCAGCGGACCCCCACCTACTACGGCGACGCCTGGGTCGTCCTCGCCGGGGCCCTCGCCTCGGGCGGGCTCGCCGCCTGCCGCTAG